One genomic region from Paenibacillus antri encodes:
- a CDS encoding DUF1054 domain-containing protein, protein MTVIPQQDLRREAVAFAPSDFDVFTIPGLEPRMEALIARVRPKLTALGEALAPDLSALAGEEMFPHVAKHARRTVHAPNDTWVAWAANKRGYKMLPHFQFGMFASHAFAQFAIIYESDKKTVFAQALERDLKKIKKLVPSSYVWSMDHMKPEGTPHREMTDDAFRRMAAKLAGTKQSEVLVGIRFDRDDPLLSDGPALYEKILGTYETLMPLYRMSF, encoded by the coding sequence TTGACCGTTATTCCGCAACAAGACCTGCGGCGCGAAGCCGTCGCCTTCGCTCCGTCGGACTTCGACGTCTTTACGATTCCGGGTCTCGAACCGCGCATGGAGGCGCTGATCGCGCGCGTGCGTCCGAAGCTGACCGCGCTCGGAGAGGCGCTGGCGCCCGACTTGTCCGCGCTCGCCGGCGAGGAGATGTTCCCCCATGTCGCGAAGCACGCCCGGCGCACGGTGCACGCGCCGAACGACACCTGGGTCGCCTGGGCGGCGAATAAGCGCGGTTACAAGATGCTGCCGCATTTCCAATTCGGCATGTTCGCGTCGCACGCGTTCGCCCAATTCGCCATCATCTACGAGAGCGACAAGAAGACCGTCTTCGCGCAGGCGCTCGAACGCGATCTTAAGAAAATCAAGAAGCTTGTACCGTCGTCGTACGTATGGTCCATGGACCATATGAAGCCCGAAGGGACGCCGCATCGCGAGATGACCGACGACGCGTTCCGCCGGATGGCCGCGAAGCTGGCCGGCACGAAGCAATCCGAGGTGCTCGTCGGCATCCGCTTCGACCGCGACGATCCGCTGCTATCGGACGGGCCGGCATTGTACGAGAAAATTCTCGGCACGTATGAAACGCTAATGCCGTTGTACCGAATGTCGTTTTAG